The Bacillota bacterium LX-D genome contains a region encoding:
- a CDS encoding Asp23/Gls24 family envelope stress response protein, with translation MKNTIQTEYGKITISKEVISSIAGYAAAECYGLVGMTSQKIQDGLFELLGREANKKGIQVNISDSTVIINVYIVVGYGTKISEVANNVMEKINYTVQEYTGIPIQKVNVIVQGVKVVD, from the coding sequence TTGAAAAATACTATTCAAACCGAGTATGGTAAAATCACTATTTCCAAAGAAGTTATTTCGTCCATTGCAGGTTATGCGGCAGCTGAATGTTATGGGTTAGTTGGGATGACATCTCAAAAAATTCAAGATGGTTTATTTGAACTTTTAGGAAGAGAAGCAAATAAAAAAGGGATTCAAGTTAATATTTCAGACAGTACAGTAATAATTAATGTTTATATTGTAGTTGGATATGGTACGAAGATTAGTGAAGTAGCCAATAATGTAATGGAAAAAATTAATTACACTGTGCAAGAATATACGGGTATTCCTATCCAAAAGGTGAATGTTATTGTGCAGGGAGTTAAAGTTGTGGACTGA
- the rpmB gene encoding 50S ribosomal protein L28, with product MAKCEICGKVKASGNQASHSNIKTKRVWSPNVQKVKAIIDGSPKRITVCTRCLRSGKVQRAI from the coding sequence ATGGCTAAATGTGAAATTTGTGGCAAAGTAAAAGCATCTGGAAATCAGGCCAGCCACTCCAATATAAAAACAAAAAGAGTATGGTCTCCTAACGTACAAAAAGTTAAAGCTATAATAGACGGTAGTCCAAAAAGAATTACAGTTTGTACTCGCTGCTTGCGATCTGGTAAAGTTCAAAGAGCTATATAA